From Roseibium alexandrii DFL-11, the proteins below share one genomic window:
- the gshB gene encoding glutathione synthase — translation MPIKVAVQMDHIESINIAGDSAFAMMLEAQKRGHELYHYTPDRLALRGDEVFCALEPVTVRDEKGNHFTLGERTRTDMREIDVVLMRQDPPFDLSYIAATHILDKIHPDTLVVNDPTEVRNAPEKLFVTEFPDLMPPTLITKDRAEIDLFREEYGDIVMKPLFGHGGAAVFRITKDDLNYGSLYDFFAATFREPWVIQQFLPNVKHGDKRILLVNGEFAGAVNRVPAAGDLRSNMVRGGAPTDSDLTEREREICARLGPSLREKGLILVGIDVIDGMLTEINVTAPTGIRAIQNLGGPDVAAKVWDVLEQKIKD, via the coding sequence ATGCCGATAAAAGTCGCGGTCCAGATGGACCACATCGAATCCATCAACATTGCCGGCGACAGCGCCTTTGCGATGATGTTGGAGGCACAAAAGCGCGGCCACGAGCTCTATCACTACACACCGGACCGGCTGGCACTGCGCGGGGATGAGGTCTTCTGCGCGTTGGAACCCGTTACGGTCCGCGACGAAAAGGGCAACCACTTCACGCTCGGTGAGCGGACGCGCACCGACATGCGCGAGATTGATGTGGTGTTGATGCGGCAGGACCCGCCGTTCGACCTTTCCTATATCGCAGCGACGCATATCTTGGATAAGATCCACCCGGACACTCTGGTGGTCAACGATCCAACGGAAGTGCGCAATGCGCCGGAAAAACTGTTCGTCACCGAATTTCCGGATTTGATGCCGCCGACCCTGATCACCAAGGACCGGGCAGAAATCGACCTCTTCCGGGAAGAATACGGTGATATCGTCATGAAGCCGCTTTTCGGCCATGGCGGCGCGGCGGTGTTCCGGATCACAAAAGATGACCTGAACTACGGCTCACTGTACGACTTCTTTGCCGCCACCTTCCGCGAGCCCTGGGTGATTCAGCAGTTCCTGCCGAATGTAAAACACGGCGACAAGCGCATTCTCCTTGTCAACGGAGAGTTTGCCGGCGCGGTGAACCGCGTCCCGGCCGCCGGAGATCTGCGTTCCAACATGGTGCGTGGCGGCGCGCCGACGGACAGCGATCTGACAGAACGGGAACGCGAAATCTGCGCCCGCCTCGGGCCGTCCCTTCGTGAAAAAGGTCTGATCCTGGTCGGAATCGATGTCATCGACGGCATGCTGACGGAAATCAACGTGACCGCGCCAACTGGCATTCGCGCCATCCAGAACCTCGGTGGCCCGGATGTCGCGGCAAAGGTCTGGGATGTCCTGGAGCAAAAAATCAAGGACTGA
- a CDS encoding YraN family protein: MAKGDGQTTERRRKAHIRGLSAENFAAWYLRLTGWRILKQRYKTKAGEIDLIVKKRKTVAFIEVKARKSRQAALEAVSPASQKRIVRAAKIFVAEHPKAGFFTLRFDVMIIRPWALPERIVNAFEARD; the protein is encoded by the coding sequence ATGGCAAAAGGCGACGGCCAGACAACCGAACGCCGCCGCAAGGCGCATATCCGTGGTCTGTCTGCCGAAAATTTTGCTGCCTGGTACTTGCGGCTAACCGGCTGGCGCATCCTGAAGCAACGCTACAAGACAAAGGCAGGCGAAATTGACCTGATCGTCAAGAAACGCAAGACCGTCGCCTTTATCGAGGTCAAGGCGCGTAAATCCCGGCAAGCCGCGCTTGAAGCCGTGAGCCCTGCAAGCCAAAAGCGAATCGTCCGGGCCGCAAAGATCTTCGTTGCCGAGCATCCGAAAGCCGGCTTTTTCACGCTCCGGTTTGACGTGATGATCATTCGCCCGTGGGCCCTTCCTGAGCGGATCGTGAACGCCTTTGAGGCGAGAGACTGA
- the rsmI gene encoding 16S rRNA (cytidine(1402)-2'-O)-methyltransferase — MTEPSGEQTGSKNRYSLSEHAFTAPNLEPALYIVSTPIGNLGDITVRALETLAAASMIACEDTRITSTLTQKFGLKTPLLPYHEHNADKQRPKILGELEAGNAVALVSDAGTPLVSDPGYRLVRDVVAAGYKVFPIPGASAPLAGLVASGLPSDTVLFAGFLPQKGGPKTKRLEELAKIPATLIFFESPHRTAATLELMAAVFGETREAVVARELTKRFETFERGTLAELSNRFADQTVKGEIVILVEPPEEKPEADAKDLDTLLREALSDMPVSAAAKQVSKATGLDRSEVYKRALELKAGG; from the coding sequence ATGACAGAGCCAAGCGGCGAACAGACAGGTTCCAAAAACCGTTACAGCTTGTCGGAACACGCCTTTACGGCGCCCAATCTGGAACCCGCGCTCTATATTGTCTCCACGCCGATCGGAAACCTCGGCGACATCACCGTGCGCGCGCTGGAAACGCTCGCGGCCGCGAGCATGATCGCGTGTGAAGATACGCGGATAACATCAACGCTTACGCAGAAATTCGGCCTCAAGACCCCGCTTCTTCCTTACCACGAACACAACGCGGATAAGCAGCGGCCAAAAATTCTCGGAGAACTCGAAGCCGGCAATGCGGTTGCCCTTGTATCCGATGCCGGCACGCCGCTGGTGTCTGATCCGGGCTACAGGCTGGTCCGGGACGTTGTGGCAGCCGGATACAAGGTGTTCCCGATCCCTGGCGCCTCCGCCCCGCTCGCAGGTCTGGTTGCGTCCGGGCTTCCCAGCGACACGGTTTTGTTTGCCGGATTTCTGCCGCAAAAGGGTGGCCCCAAGACCAAGCGTCTTGAAGAACTCGCCAAAATTCCGGCCACGCTGATTTTCTTTGAATCGCCTCATCGGACAGCGGCAACCCTGGAACTTATGGCAGCGGTTTTTGGCGAAACGCGAGAAGCCGTGGTCGCCCGCGAGCTCACCAAACGATTCGAGACATTCGAGCGGGGAACGCTGGCAGAACTCAGCAACCGGTTCGCAGATCAAACGGTGAAGGGCGAAATTGTCATCCTGGTGGAGCCGCCCGAAGAAAAACCGGAAGCAGATGCGAAAGACCTCGACACCCTGCTTCGGGAAGCGCTGTCAGATATGCCCGTCAGCGCAGCCGCAAAACAGGTTTCAAAGGCAACGGGTCTCGATCGCAGCGAAGTCTATAAACGCGCGCTCGAACTCAAGGCAGGTGGCTGA
- a CDS encoding penicillin-binding protein activator produces the protein MDETDAIVRHRRRTFLKTALAGASTLALGGCLGSSLGTMPGEQIQPGAQPQVTGETIGTGAVRVGLMLPLSSSGGNASIGTVFKNSAALALQNFPNSDVQLLVKDTGGTTEGGRAAAQQAISEGAELILGPVFAPAVSGAGSAARAAGVPVIAFSTDTSVAARGIYLLSFLPESDVKRIIGYASSQQKRSYAALLPNDSYGSVVEAAFRQEVGRTGGRIATIQRYNVSGSDTSDLVVKANALQSSLTSIDALFVPAGGPVPGLVMQTLMGLNAEIGNIKLLGSGQWDTPQVKNNPTLTGSWFAGPEDSGFRGFAQRYQQTYGAPPPRNASLVYDGVTLAAGLIRSAGPQRFQQSILTNRDGFLGIDGLFRFKPNGLNERGLAVYQVTGSGSQVVSAAPRDFRSGF, from the coding sequence ATGGACGAAACGGACGCCATTGTTCGGCATCGAAGACGCACATTCTTGAAAACCGCTTTGGCCGGTGCCAGTACGCTGGCGCTTGGGGGCTGCCTGGGCTCATCCCTTGGAACGATGCCTGGCGAACAGATCCAGCCGGGCGCCCAACCGCAGGTGACCGGTGAAACAATCGGCACAGGGGCGGTTCGGGTCGGACTTATGCTTCCGCTTTCTTCAAGTGGGGGCAATGCGTCGATCGGAACCGTTTTCAAAAACTCCGCTGCGCTGGCGCTTCAAAACTTTCCAAATTCGGATGTGCAGCTTCTGGTGAAAGACACCGGAGGGACCACGGAAGGGGGCCGTGCGGCCGCGCAGCAGGCGATCTCTGAAGGCGCCGAGCTGATCCTCGGACCTGTCTTTGCCCCGGCAGTATCGGGCGCCGGTTCAGCTGCAAGGGCGGCAGGTGTTCCGGTGATAGCGTTTTCGACCGATACATCTGTCGCCGCACGCGGCATCTACCTGTTGAGCTTCCTTCCGGAAAGCGATGTGAAGCGCATCATCGGATATGCGAGCAGCCAGCAGAAGCGATCCTACGCTGCTCTCCTTCCGAACGATTCTTATGGCAGTGTGGTTGAGGCCGCGTTCCGTCAGGAAGTCGGCCGTACGGGCGGACGGATCGCAACTATTCAGCGCTATAACGTCAGTGGTTCGGACACGTCCGACCTGGTGGTCAAGGCCAATGCGCTTCAGTCGTCTTTGACCAGCATCGACGCTTTGTTTGTCCCCGCTGGCGGACCTGTGCCTGGCCTCGTGATGCAAACCTTGATGGGGCTGAATGCCGAGATCGGCAACATCAAGCTGCTCGGCTCGGGTCAGTGGGACACGCCGCAGGTGAAGAACAATCCGACCCTGACAGGCTCTTGGTTCGCAGGTCCCGAAGACAGTGGGTTCCGCGGGTTTGCGCAGCGCTATCAACAAACTTATGGTGCGCCTCCGCCGCGCAATGCCAGCCTTGTTTATGACGGCGTTACACTGGCAGCCGGCCTGATCCGCTCCGCCGGACCTCAAAGGTTCCAACAGAGCATTTTGACCAACCGCGATGGATTCCTTGGAATTGACGGCTTGTTCCGCTTCAAGCCGAATGGTCTCAATGAACGCGGACTTGCGGTGTATCAGGTCACGGGCTCCGGCAGTCAGGTTGTGTCCGCTGCTCCGCGCGATTTCCGTTCCGGTTTCTGA
- the coaBC gene encoding bifunctional phosphopantothenoylcysteine decarboxylase/phosphopantothenate--cysteine ligase CoaBC: protein MLAGKEIVLIISGGIAAYKSLDLIRRLKERGARVVPIMTDGAQEFITPLAVGALSAEKVFTNLFDREAEHDVGHIRLARDHDLILVAPATANLMAKMAHGIADDLATAVLLATDKPVLLAPAMNPKMWQNPATLKNLDILRQRGIAFIGPASGEMAEKGEAGVGRMSEPLDIAGAAERLLRDQAIAAGKLPMAGKHVLITSGPTHEPIDPVRYIANRSSGKQGHALAEAAFAAGARVTLVSGPVTIPDPDHVTTIHVESAAEMMAAVEQNLPADIAIMAAAVADWRVVSEGDQKIKKDGSGKPPGLELTENPDILRTIGHHKTLRPSLLIGFAAETQDLIKNAAAKLERKRADWIVANDVSPATGIMGGDANTIRLVSANGVEDWPAMDKKDVARQLIARAAEMLSRDKS, encoded by the coding sequence ATGCTTGCCGGCAAAGAGATTGTCCTGATCATTAGCGGCGGCATCGCTGCTTACAAATCTCTGGACCTGATCCGGCGGCTCAAGGAACGGGGCGCACGGGTTGTCCCGATCATGACGGATGGTGCACAGGAGTTCATCACGCCGCTGGCGGTGGGTGCCTTGAGCGCTGAAAAGGTGTTCACCAACCTGTTCGACCGGGAAGCGGAGCATGATGTGGGTCACATCCGCCTTGCCCGGGATCATGATCTGATCCTTGTCGCGCCTGCAACGGCCAATCTGATGGCCAAGATGGCCCATGGCATTGCCGATGATCTTGCGACGGCCGTTTTGCTTGCAACTGACAAACCGGTTCTGCTGGCCCCGGCAATGAATCCGAAGATGTGGCAAAACCCGGCAACACTGAAAAATTTGGACATCTTGCGTCAGCGCGGCATTGCATTCATCGGGCCTGCCAGCGGTGAAATGGCGGAAAAAGGCGAAGCCGGGGTTGGCCGCATGAGCGAGCCTTTGGACATTGCCGGGGCAGCCGAACGCCTTTTGCGGGATCAGGCGATAGCAGCAGGGAAGCTGCCGATGGCCGGGAAGCATGTCTTGATCACATCCGGTCCGACCCATGAGCCGATCGACCCGGTGCGCTATATCGCCAACCGGTCTTCCGGCAAGCAAGGCCATGCCCTTGCCGAAGCAGCGTTTGCGGCGGGTGCGCGGGTGACACTGGTTTCCGGTCCGGTGACGATCCCCGACCCGGACCATGTCACGACGATCCACGTTGAATCTGCGGCAGAGATGATGGCAGCTGTTGAGCAGAACCTGCCCGCGGATATCGCAATCATGGCCGCAGCTGTTGCTGACTGGCGCGTTGTCTCGGAAGGTGATCAGAAGATCAAGAAAGACGGCAGCGGCAAACCGCCTGGCTTGGAACTCACCGAGAATCCAGACATTCTAAGAACCATCGGCCACCACAAAACACTGAGACCATCTCTCCTGATCGGCTTTGCCGCCGAAACTCAGGACCTCATCAAAAATGCGGCCGCGAAGTTGGAGCGAAAACGGGCCGACTGGATTGTCGCCAACGATGTAAGCCCTGCAACGGGCATCATGGGCGGCGACGCCAACACCATAAGGCTGGTCAGCGCCAATGGCGTGGAAGACTGGCCTGCGATGGACAAGAAAGACGTTGCCCGCCAACTGATTGCCCGGGCTGCAGAGATGCTCAGCAGAGATAAATCGTAA
- a CDS encoding AAA family ATPase — MRIAVTGTHGTGKTTLIEDFAALKPEYHPVPEPYFELLQKGHSFSDPPTIDDFSSQLDQNIRTVLETKSDDKVLFDRCPFDLIAYLEVLSEQGGEEWVPSGRLLQKIEAALQSLDLIVFLPIGSPDGTGQNAEMQQLRSAVDEQLKQILQEDSLGLITEALAILELTGSPQDRLQALAGHCTHR; from the coding sequence ATGCGAATTGCAGTGACCGGAACACATGGAACCGGCAAGACAACACTCATCGAAGATTTCGCTGCCCTGAAGCCGGAGTACCATCCTGTTCCGGAGCCCTACTTCGAGCTTCTTCAGAAAGGGCATAGCTTTTCGGACCCGCCAACGATCGACGACTTTTCAAGCCAGCTCGATCAAAACATCCGTACGGTGCTCGAGACAAAATCTGACGACAAAGTGCTCTTCGACCGCTGCCCATTTGATCTGATCGCATATTTGGAGGTCTTGAGTGAACAGGGCGGCGAAGAGTGGGTGCCATCAGGACGCTTGCTTCAAAAGATTGAAGCGGCTCTCCAGTCTCTGGATCTGATCGTATTTCTTCCTATCGGCTCACCCGATGGGACGGGGCAAAATGCAGAAATGCAACAGCTGCGGAGCGCGGTCGACGAACAATTGAAACAGATCCTGCAAGAGGATTCTCTGGGATTGATTACAGAGGCGCTGGCCATTCTGGAACTGACAGGCTCACCACAGGACCGGCTTCAGGCACTCGCCGGCCACTGCACGCACCGGTGA
- a CDS encoding DODA-type extradiol aromatic ring-opening family dioxygenase, which translates to MPDHQTPIPPVFFAHGAPTLAVRDTPASRFLKHFGKDMEQPRFILILSAHWETEGLKISAPGPLRTYHDFRGFPDELYEISYPASADASAVQEVVSILSAAGLDPEQDADWGLDHGAWVPLSLAFPDADIPVVQISLPNNSSPETIYALGAAVAPLSEKGVLIAGSGSTTHNLRAIGPDGSQVPAWATGFDAWLDTGLDTGQLNYFDNLEAAPDFRQNHPTEEHLLPLFFPFGAAGSGKKPELLHRSYEYGSISMSYYRFQ; encoded by the coding sequence ATGCCGGATCATCAAACGCCAATTCCTCCTGTTTTCTTTGCCCATGGCGCGCCGACACTGGCCGTGCGGGACACACCGGCGAGCCGTTTTTTGAAACATTTCGGCAAGGATATGGAGCAGCCACGCTTCATTTTGATCTTGTCCGCTCATTGGGAAACAGAAGGACTGAAGATCTCGGCTCCAGGCCCTTTGCGCACATATCACGACTTCCGAGGTTTCCCAGACGAACTCTATGAAATCTCCTACCCCGCTTCGGCAGACGCAAGTGCAGTTCAAGAGGTGGTTTCAATTCTAAGCGCTGCCGGACTGGATCCTGAACAAGATGCTGACTGGGGTCTTGATCATGGGGCCTGGGTGCCTTTGTCACTGGCCTTCCCGGACGCAGACATCCCGGTTGTTCAAATTTCGCTCCCAAACAACAGCTCTCCGGAAACGATCTACGCACTCGGAGCAGCTGTGGCACCGTTGTCGGAAAAAGGTGTCCTGATCGCCGGCTCTGGCAGCACCACCCACAATTTAAGAGCCATTGGGCCGGATGGATCGCAAGTTCCGGCCTGGGCAACGGGGTTCGATGCCTGGCTAGACACGGGACTGGACACTGGGCAACTGAACTACTTCGACAACCTGGAAGCTGCCCCCGACTTTCGCCAGAACCACCCGACAGAAGAGCACCTGTTGCCGCTGTTCTTTCCCTTTGGCGCTGCAGGCAGTGGGAAAAAGCCCGAGCTCCTGCACCGGAGCTACGAATACGGCTCAATAAGCATGAGTTACTATCGGTTCCAGTAA
- a CDS encoding OmpA family protein, which yields MKNLFFASAAACALCFSTTLASAQTELSRNQIINSLQGAQEKVEVSADALQRAALENIQKYPGADSPQTIPMYQQLASLRQFNIEITFDFDSARIRPESYEAVGLIADALHTPYLQGQTFFIVGHTDAKGDRTYNLELSQRRAQAIREALVTTFQVPGSTLFSVGLGEEQLRDPADPFAAVNRRVQLINMGYN from the coding sequence ATGAAAAACCTGTTTTTTGCCAGCGCTGCCGCATGTGCACTTTGCTTCTCTACAACACTTGCCAGCGCCCAAACTGAACTGAGCCGCAATCAGATCATCAACTCACTACAAGGCGCTCAGGAAAAAGTGGAAGTAAGCGCGGATGCGCTGCAGCGCGCCGCTCTGGAAAACATTCAGAAGTATCCGGGCGCCGATTCGCCGCAAACCATTCCGATGTATCAGCAGCTCGCGTCCTTGCGCCAGTTCAACATCGAAATCACGTTTGACTTCGATTCAGCGCGCATCCGGCCAGAGTCCTATGAAGCCGTTGGCTTGATCGCCGATGCACTTCACACACCCTACCTTCAAGGCCAGACGTTCTTCATCGTCGGTCATACCGACGCCAAGGGAGACCGGACATACAATCTGGAACTGTCGCAACGGCGCGCCCAAGCCATTCGTGAGGCCCTGGTGACGACTTTCCAGGTGCCGGGCTCCACCCTCTTCTCGGTTGGTCTTGGCGAAGAGCAATTGCGCGATCCGGCCGACCCGTTTGCCGCCGTAAACCGTCGGGTACAACTCATCAATATGGGCTATAACTAA
- the dut gene encoding dUTP diphosphatase, whose translation MTIKLELKRLDNGRDLPLPAYQSDLAAGLDLLAAVDDGLTLQPGSRALVPTGLAMALPAGYEAQVRPRSGLAAKHGVTVLNTPGTIDADYRGEVKVILINLGDTAFEISRGDRIAQMVIAPVLQAEIEEVEILSETSRGTGGFGSTGQR comes from the coding sequence ATGACCATCAAACTTGAACTCAAACGCCTCGACAATGGGCGCGACTTGCCTTTGCCTGCCTACCAAAGCGATTTGGCCGCAGGCCTCGATCTGCTTGCAGCTGTGGACGACGGTCTGACGCTGCAACCTGGAAGCCGGGCGCTGGTGCCTACCGGCTTGGCGATGGCGTTGCCGGCAGGTTACGAGGCCCAAGTGCGGCCGCGTTCGGGCCTTGCCGCGAAACACGGCGTCACAGTGCTTAATACGCCTGGTACGATCGATGCGGACTATCGCGGCGAAGTTAAAGTGATCCTGATTAATCTCGGTGATACGGCCTTTGAAATCTCCCGTGGCGATCGCATTGCCCAGATGGTGATTGCGCCGGTGCTGCAGGCTGAGATCGAGGAAGTCGAAATCCTGTCTGAAACAAGCCGGGGAACCGGCGGGTTTGGATCTACTGGACAGCGCTAA